CAGTGAAGGCAGATCGAGTTCGGCAATGGGAAGCGCTATTAGCTGAGCAGGACGATCTGCCAATCATTCGGATTGGTGTTGTGACCGAAAACCCTTACTTAGAGGTTCGTGTTGATCAGAACCCTTGCCTGAATCTGGAAATTGAGCAATGTCGTCATGCTTACAACAGTTCACTACCGCGAAGAATTGATGGTGTCGGGAAGGTTGGTCAATGATCACGTGTCGTTTTGCTAATGTTGAAATGATTTTGTTTTGCGCCTTGTTTATCTTTCGCGATGAACGGATTAATGATTTATCTGTGAAATCATCAATCATATCTGATTCATTTTTTAACTTTAGCGGCTCGTAATTATGTGTGGAATTATTGGAGTCTTTTCTGTTGATTCTGTTAATCAACAGATCTATGACAATCTTTTGCTGCTACAGCATCGCGGACAGGATTCTGCAGGAATCGTCACGATGGACAATTATACATTTCACATCCATAAACAACGTGGGAGGGTTCGTGAGGCATTCCGAACGCGTGATATGCGCAAACTTCACGGAAATGTTGGCATTGGTCATGTTCGCTATGCCACTAGTGGGGCCGCTGCAGCTGAAGATGAAGTCCAGCCTTTTTATGTTAACGCTCCTTATGGAATAACCTTTGTTCATAATGGGAACCTGACCAATACTAGTCAGCTCGAACAGGATCTTTTCAAGATTGATCGACGCCATACCAACTCTTCTAGTGACACGGAGATGTTGGTTAATGTTCTTGCGACTGAGATCCAATCCCACCTCACCGGTCCTGACCTTTCTCCCGATCAATTGTTTGATGCTGTGGCCTCCCTGCATTGCAGGGTTAAGGGTTCATACGCAGCGATTGCTCTGATTTCGGGCCGAGGCCTTCTTGCTTTCCGTGATCCCTTCGGCATTCGGCCGTTGATTCTTGGCCGCAGGACTGCAAAAAATGGAAAGGATGAATGGATTGTTGCGAGTGAATCGCTAGTGATTGAAAATAGTGGCTATGAAATTGTTCGGGATGTTGAACCTGGAGAAGCGATCTTTATCGACTTTGATTTCAATCTTCATCAACGTCAGTGTGCGCGGTCTTCTCAGCTTGTTCCCTGCGCTTTTGAATACGTTTATTTGGCGAGGCCAGATTCTGTTATGAACGGAATCTCTGTTTACGAAACAAGGCTTCGTATGGGTGATCTACTTGCAAAAACAATTATTGACTCATTACCAGCAGGTGATATTGATGTTGTGATGCCAATACCAGATTCAGCTAGACCTTCTGCGATGCAAGTGGCGAAACAACTTGGGATTGAATATCGAGAAGGATTTTATAAGAACCGTTATGTCGGTCGAACTTTCATCATGCCTGGTCAGGCTGAAAGGAAAAAATCAGTGCGCCAAAAACTTAATGCATTAGGCACTGAATTTACTGGCAAAAATGTTCTGATCGTTGATGACTCAATTGTTCGTGGTACGACCTCCAAGGAAATTGTGCAGATGGCGCGTGACGCTGGTGCGAATCAGGTCACATTCACATCGGCTGCACCTCCTGTGCGCTTCCCCAATGTGTATGGGATCAACATGCCCACTAGGGGAGAGCTCTTAGCTCATGGACGGTCGATCGATCAAATCGCAGATGTGCTTGCTGCGGATCATGTTGTTTATCAGAGCGTAGAAAATCTTAAGAAAAGCATCGTTCAAGGAACTGATATTGAGGATCTTGAAATGTCCTGTTTTGATGGTCAATATGTAACTGGAGATATTGATGAAAACTACTTCAAG
Above is a window of Synechococcus sp. BIOS-U3-1 DNA encoding:
- the purF gene encoding amidophosphoribosyltransferase, which codes for MCGIIGVFSVDSVNQQIYDNLLLLQHRGQDSAGIVTMDNYTFHIHKQRGRVREAFRTRDMRKLHGNVGIGHVRYATSGAAAAEDEVQPFYVNAPYGITFVHNGNLTNTSQLEQDLFKIDRRHTNSSSDTEMLVNVLATEIQSHLTGPDLSPDQLFDAVASLHCRVKGSYAAIALISGRGLLAFRDPFGIRPLILGRRTAKNGKDEWIVASESLVIENSGYEIVRDVEPGEAIFIDFDFNLHQRQCARSSQLVPCAFEYVYLARPDSVMNGISVYETRLRMGDLLAKTIIDSLPAGDIDVVMPIPDSARPSAMQVAKQLGIEYREGFYKNRYVGRTFIMPGQAERKKSVRQKLNALGTEFTGKNVLIVDDSIVRGTTSKEIVQMARDAGANQVTFTSAAPPVRFPNVYGINMPTRGELLAHGRSIDQIADVLAADHVVYQSVENLKKSIVQGTDIEDLEMSCFDGQYVTGDIDENYFKWLEGNCSS